Proteins encoded in a region of the Homo sapiens chromosome 20, GRCh38.p14 Primary Assembly genome:
- the CEP250 gene encoding centrosome-associated protein CEP250 isoform 2 (isoform 2 is encoded by transcript variant 2): MEAAEQARNALQVDLAEAEKRREALWEKNTHLEAQLQKAEEAGAELQADLRDIQEEKEEIQKKLSESRHQQEAATTQLEQLHQEAKRQEEVLARAVQEKEALVREKAALEVRLQAVERDRQDLAEQLQGLSSAKELLESSLFEAQQQNSVIEVTKGQLEVQIQTVTQAKEVIQGEVRCLKLELDTERSQAEQERDAAARQLAQAEQEGKTALEQQKAAHEKEVNQLREKWEKERSWHQQELAKALESLEREKMELEMRLKEQQTEMEAIQAQREEERTQAESALCQMQLETEKERVSLLETLLQTQKELADASQQLERLRQDMKVQKLKEQETTGILQTQLQEAQRELKEAARQHRDDLAALQEESSSLLQDKMDLQKQVEDLKSQLVAQDDSQRLVEQEVQEKLRETQEYNRIQKELEREKASLTLSLMEKEQRLLVLQEADSIRQQELSALRQDMQEAQGEQKELSAQMELLRQEVKEKEADFLAQEAQLLEELEASHITEQQLRASLWAQEAKAAQLQLRLRSTESQLEALAAEQQPGNQAQAQAQLASLYSALQQALGSVCESRPELSGGGDSAPSVWGLEPDQNGARSLFKRGPLLTALSAEAVASALHKLHQDLWKTQQTRDVLRDQVQKLEERLTDTEAEKSQVHTELQDLQRQLSQNQEEKSKWEGKQNSLESELMELHETMASLQSRLRRAELQRMEAQGERELLQAAKENLTAQVEHLQAAVVEARAQASAAGILEEDLRTARSALKLKNEEVESERERAQALQEQGELKVAQGKALQENLALLTQTLAEREEEVETLRGQIQELEKQREMQKAALELLSLDLKKRNQEVDLQQEQIQELEKCRSVLEHLPMAVQEREQKLTVQREQIRELEKDRETQRNVLEHQLLELEKKDQMIESQRGQVQDLKKQLVTLECLALELEENHHKMECQQKLIKELEGQRETQRVALTHLTLDLEERSQELQAQSSQIHDLESHSTVLARELQERDQEVKSQREQIEELQRQKEHLTQDLERRDQELMLQKERIQVLEDQRTRQTKILEEDLEQIKLSLRERGRELTTQRQLMQERAEEGKGPSKAQRGSLEHMKLILRDKEKEVECQQEHIHELQELKDQLEQQLQGLHRKVGETSLLLSQREQEIVVLQQQLQEAREQGELKEQSLQSQLDEAQRALAQRDQELEALQQEQQQAQGQEERVKEKADALQGALEQAHMTLKERHGELQDHKEQARRLEEELAVEGRRVQALEEVLGDLRAESREQEKALLALQQQCAEQAQEHEVETRALQDSWLQAQAVLKERDQELEALRAESQSSRHQEEAARARAEALQEALGKAHAALQGKEQHLLEQAELSRSLEASTATLQASLDACQAHSRQLEEALRIQEGEIQDQDLRYQEDVQQLQQALAQRDEELRHQQEREQLLEKSLAQRVQENMIQEKQNLGQEREEEEIRGLHQSVRELQLTLAQKEQEILELRETQQRNNLEALPHSHKTSPMEEQSLKLDSLEPRLQRELERLQAALRQTEAREIEWREKAQDLALSLAQTKASVSSLQEVAMFLQASVLERDSEQQRLQDELELTRRALEKERLHSPGATSTAELGSRGEQGVQLGEVSGVEAEPSPDGMEKQSWRQRLEHLQQAVARLEIDRSRLQRHNVQLRSTLEQVERERRKLKREAMRAAQAGSLEISKATASSPTQQDGRGQKNSDAKCVAELQKEVVLLQAQLTLERKQKQDYITRSAQTSRELAGLHHSLSHSLLAVAQAPEATVLEAETRRLDESLTQSLTSPGPVLLHPSPSTTQAASR, translated from the exons TCACGTCACCAGCAGGAGGCAGCCACGACTCAGCTGGAGCAGCTACATCAGGAGGCAAAGCGACAGGAAGAAGTGCTTGCCAGGGCAGTCCAGGAGAAGGAGGCCCTAGTACGAGAGAAAGCGGCTCTAGAGGTGCGGCTGCAGGCCGTGGAGCGTGACCGGCAGGACCTCGCTGAACAACTACAGGGGCTCAG CTCAGCCAAGGAGCTACTGGAGAGCAGTCTGTTTGAAGCCCAACAACAAAATTCTGTGATAGAGGTCACCAAGGGGCAGCTGGAGGTCCAGATTCAAACTGTCACTCAAGCCAAGGAAGTAATCCAAG GGGAAGTGAGGTGCCTGAAGCTGGAACTGGACACTGAACGGAGTCAGGCAGAGCAGGAGCGGGATGCTGCAGCCAGACAGCTGGCCCAGGCTGAGCAAGAAGGGAAGACTGCCTTGGAGCAGCAGAAGGCAGCCCATGAGAAAGAGGTGAACCAGCTCCGGGAGAAATGG GAGAAGGAGCGCTCCTGGCACCAGCAGGAGCTGGCAAAGGCTCTGGAGAGcttagaaagggaaaaaatggagCTGGAAATGAGGCTAAAGGAGCAGCAGACAGAAATGGAGGCCATCCAGGCCCAGAGGGAAGAAGAACGGACCCAGGCAGAGAGTGCCCTATGCCAG ATGCAGCTGgaaacagagaaggagagagtaTCCCTCCTGGAGACACTGCTGCAGACGCAGAAGGAGCTAGCAGATGCCAGCCAACAACTGGAACGACTGAGGCAGGACATGAAAGTCCAGAAATTAAAGGAGCAG GAGACCACTGGGATACTACAGACCCAGCTCCAGGAGGCTCAACGGGAGCTGAAGGAGGCAGCCCGGCAGCACAGAGATGACCTTGCTGCCCTCCAAGAAGAGAGCAGCTCCCTGCTGCAGGATAAGATGGACCTGCAGAAGCag GTGGAGGACTTGAAGTCTCAGCTGGTGGCCCAGGATGACTCCCAGAGGCTGGTGGAGCAGGAGGTTCAGGAGAAGCTGAGAGAGACCCAGGAGTATAACCGAATTCAGAAggagctggagagagagaaagccag CCTGACTCTCTCACTGATGGAAAAGGAACAGAGACTCCTTGTTTTACAAGAAGCTGACTCTATTCGACAACAAGAGCTGAGTGCCCTGCGCCAGGACATGCAGGAGGCCCAGGGAGAACAGAAAGAGCTCAGTGCTCAG ATGGAATTACTAAGGCAAGAGGTGAAGGAAAAGGAGGCTGACTTTCTGGCCCAGGAAGCACAGCTGCTGGAGGAGCTGGAGGCGTCTCATATCACGGAGCAGCAGCTGCGAGCCTCCTTGTGGgcccaggaagccaaggcagccCAACTACAGCTGCGACTGCGCAGCACAGAGAGCCAGCTAGAAGCGCTGGCCGCAGAGCAGCAGCCCGGGaaccaggcccaggcccaggcccagctgGCCAGCCTCTACTCTGCCCTGCAGCAGGCCCTGGGGTCTGTTTGTGAGAGCAGGCCTGAGCTGAGTGGTGGGGGAGACTCTGCTCCTTCCGTCTGGGGCCTTGAGCCAG ACCAGAATGGAGCTAGGAGCCTCTTTAAGAGAGGGCCCCTGCTGACTGCTCTCTCCGCTGAGGCAGTAGCATCTGCCCTCCACAAGCTTCATCAAGACCTGTGGAAGACTCAACAGACCCGG GATGTTCTGAGGGATCAGGTCCAGAAACTGGAAGAGCGTCTAACTGATACTGAGGCTGAGAAGAGCCAGGTCCACACAGAGTTGCAGGATCTGCAGAGACAGCTCTCCCAGAATCAGGAAG AGAAATCTAAGTGGGAAGGAAAGCAGAACTCCCTAGAATCTGAGCTGATGGAACTACATGAAACTATGGCATCCTTACAGAGTCGCCTGCGGAGAGCAGAGCTACAGCGAATGGAAGCCCAG GGTGAGCGAGAGTTACTTCAGGCAGCCAAGGAGAACCTGACAGCCCAGGTGGAACACCTGCAAGCAGCTGTCGTAGAAGCCAGGGCTCAGGCAAGTGCTGCTGGCATCCTGGAAGAAGACCTGAGAACGGCTCGCTCAGCACTGAAGCTGAAAAATGAGGAAGTAGAGAGTGAGCGTGAGAGAGCCCAGGCTCTGCAAGAGCAGGGCGAACTGAAGGTGGCCCAAGGGAAGGCTCTGCAAGAGAATTTGGCCCTCCTGACCCAGACCCTAGCTGAAAGAGAAGAGGAGGTGGAGACTCTGCGGGGACAAATCCAGGAACTGGAGAAGCAACGGGAAATGCAGAAGGCTGCTTTGGAATTGCTGTCTCTGGACCTGAAGAAGAGGAACCAAGAGGTAGATCTGCAGCAAGAACAGATTCAGGAGCTAGAGAAGTGTAGGTCTGTTTTAGAGCATCTGCCCATGGCCGTCCAGGAGCGAGAGCAGAAGCTGACTGTGCAGAGGGAGCAGATCAGAGAGCTCGAGAAGGATCGGGAGACTCAGAGGAACGTCTTGGAGCATCAGCTTCTAGAACTTGAGAAGAAAGACCAAATGATTGAGTCCCAGAGAGGACAGGTTCAGGACCTGAAAAAGCAGTTGGTTACTCTGGAATGCCTGGCCCTGGAACTGGAGGAAAACCATCACAAGATGGAGTGCCAGCAAAAACTGATCAAGGAGCTGGAGGGCCAGAGGGAAACCCAGAGAGTGGCTTTGACCCACCTTACGCTGGACCTAGAAGAAAGGAGCCAGGAGCTGCAGGCACAAAGCAGCCAGATCCATGACCTGGAGAGCCACAGCACCGTTCTGGCAAGAGAGCTGCAGGAGAGGGACCAGGAGGTGAAGTCTCAGCGAGAACAGATCGAGGAGCTGCAGAGGCAGAAAGAGCATCTGACTCAGGATCTCGAGAGGAGAGACCAGGAGCTGATGCTGCAGAAGGAGAGGATTCAGGTTCTCGAGGATCAGAGGACCCGGCAGACCAAGATCCTGGAGGAGGACCTGGAACAGATCAAGCTGTCCTTGAGAGAGCGAGGCCGGGAGCTGACCACTCAGAGGCAGCTGATGCAGGAACgggcagaggaagggaagggcCCAAGTAAAGCACAGCGCGGGAGCCTAGAGCACATGAAGCTGATCCTGCGTGATAAGGAGAAGGAGGTGGAATGTCAGCAGGAGCATATCCATGAACTCCAGGAGCTCAAAGACCAGCTGGAGCAGCAGCTCCAGGGCCTGCACAGGAAGGTAGGTGAGACCAGCCTCCTCCTGTCCCAGCGAGAGCAGGAAATAGTGGTCCTGCAGCAGCAACTGCAGGAAGCCAGGGAACAAGGGGAGCTGAAGGAGCAGTCACTTCAGAGTCAACTggatgaggcccagagagcccTAGCCCAGAGGGACCAGGAACTGGAGGCTCTGCAGCAAGAACAGCAGCAGGCCCAGGGACAGGAGGAGAGGGTGAAGGAAAAGGCAGACGCCCTCCAGGGAGCTCTGGAGCAAGCCCATATGACACTGAAGGAGCGTCATGGAGAGCTTCAGGACCACAAGGAACAGGCACGAAGGCTGGAGGAAGAGCTGGCAGTGGAGGGACGGCGGGTCCAGGCCCTGGAGGAGGTGCTGGGAGACCTAAGGGCTGAGTCTCGGGAACAGGAGAAAGCTCTGTTGGCCCTCCAGCAGCAGTGTGCTGAGCAGGCACAGGAGCATGAGGTGGAGACCAGGGCCCTGCAGGACAGCTGGCTGCAGGCCCAGGCAGTGCTCAAGGAACGGGACCAGGAGCTGGAAGCTCTGCGGGCAGAAAGTCAGTCCTCCCGGCATCAGGAGGAGGCTGCCCGGGCCCGGGCTGAGGCTCTGCAGGAGGCCCTTGGCAAGGCTCATGCTGCCCTGCAGGGGAAAGAGCAGCATCTCCTCGAGCAGGCAGAATTGAGCCGCAGTCTGGAGGCCAGCACTGCAACCCTGCAAGCCTCCCTGGATGCCTGCCAGGCACACAGTCGGCAGCTGGAGGAGGCTCTGAGGATACAAGAAGGTGAGATCCAGGACCAGGATCTCCGATACCAGGAGGAtgtgcagcagctgcagcaggcaCTTGCCCAGAGGGATGAAGAGCTGAGACATCAGCAGGAACGGGAGCAGCTGCTGGAGAAGTCTCTGGCCCAGAGGGTCCAAGAGAATATGATCCAAGAGAAGCAGAATCtggggcaagagagagaagaggaggagataaGGGGCCTTCATCAGAGTGTAAGGGAGCTACAGCTGACTCTAGCCCAAAAGGAACAGGAGATTCTGGAGCTGAGGGAGACCCAGCAAAGGAACAACCTGGAAGCCTTACCCCACAGCCACAAAACCTCCCCAATGGAGGAACAATCTCTAAAACTTGATTCTTTAGAGCCCAGGCTGCAGCGGGAGCTGGAGCGGCTACAGGCAGCCCTGAGACAGACAGAAGCCAGGGAGATTGAGTGGAGGGAGAAGGCCCAGGACTTGGCACTCTCCCTAGCGCAGACCAAGGCCAGTGTCAGCAGTCTGCAGGAGGTAGCCATGTTCCTACAAGCCTCTGTCCTGGAGCGGGACTCAGAACAGCAAAGGCTGCAG GATGAACTGGAGCTCACCAGACGGGCTCTGGAGAAGGAGCGGCTACACAGCCCAGGTGCAACCAGCACAGCAGAACTGGGGTCCAGAGGGGAGCAGGGTGTGCAGCTGGGAGAG GTCTCAGGAGTGGAGGCTGAGCCTAGTCCTGATGGAATGGAGAAGCAGTCATGGAGACAAAGGCTTGAACACCTGCAGCAAGCAGTGGCCCGGCTGGAGATTGACAGGAGCAGGCTGCAGCGCCACAATGTCCAGCTGCGGAGTACCTTGGAGCAG GTGGAGCGAGAACGGAGGAAGCTGAAGAGGGAGGCCATGCGTGCGGCCCAGGCAGGGTCCCTAGAGATCAGCAAGGCCACGGCTTCTTCACCCACACAGCAG GATGGGAGAGGACAGAAGAACTCAGATGCCAAGTGTGTGGCTGAACTGCAGAAAGAG GTGGTCCTGCTGCAAGCTCAGCTGACTTTGGAGCGGAAGCAGAAGCAGGACTACATCACCCGCTCAGCACAGACCAGCCGTGAGCTAGCAGGCCTGCACCACAGCCTCTCACACTCACTTCTTGCCGTGGCCCAGGCCCCTGAGGCCACTGTCCTGGAGGCAGAGACCCGCAGGCTGGATGAGTCCCTGACTCAAAGTCTGACATCCCCAGGGCCAGTCCTGCTACACCCCAGCCCCAGCACTACCCAAGCCGCCTCCAGGTAG